In the Mycolicibacter sp. MU0102 genome, one interval contains:
- the holA gene encoding DNA polymerase III subunit delta: protein MSQAVSPLHLILGDEELLVDRAVGQVLAGVRAQAGSTDIPVDRLRAGEVEAGELAELLSPSLFADERVVVLEAAAEAGKEAVALIAATAEDVPLGTVLVVVHSGAGRAKALAGQLRELGAEVHACARITKASERADFVRAEFRGLKVRVDDDTVTALLDAVGSDIRELAAACSQLVADTGGHVDAIAVRRYHSGKAEVKGFDVADRAVVGDVAGATEALRWAMIRGEPHVVLADALAEAIHTIARVRSKSGDPYRLAGELGMPPWRVQKAQKQARFWSPGTMAAAVRLVAALNADVKGAAADADYALEAAVRGVAELADR, encoded by the coding sequence GTGAGCCAAGCGGTTTCGCCCCTGCACCTGATCCTCGGGGACGAGGAGCTGCTGGTCGATCGGGCGGTTGGTCAGGTACTCGCCGGAGTGCGGGCACAGGCCGGCAGCACCGACATCCCGGTGGACCGGTTGCGTGCCGGTGAGGTCGAAGCGGGCGAACTCGCCGAGCTGCTGAGCCCGTCGCTGTTCGCAGACGAGCGGGTGGTGGTGCTCGAGGCCGCAGCCGAAGCCGGCAAGGAGGCGGTGGCGCTGATCGCCGCCACGGCTGAGGACGTCCCGCTGGGCACCGTGCTGGTGGTGGTGCATTCGGGTGCGGGGCGGGCCAAGGCGCTGGCCGGGCAGCTGCGGGAACTCGGTGCCGAGGTGCACGCCTGTGCCCGCATCACCAAGGCCTCCGAACGTGCTGACTTCGTGCGGGCCGAGTTCCGCGGGCTCAAGGTCCGGGTCGACGACGACACCGTGACGGCGCTGCTCGATGCGGTGGGCTCTGACATTCGCGAACTGGCCGCGGCCTGTTCGCAGCTGGTCGCGGACACCGGTGGGCACGTCGACGCCATCGCGGTGCGCCGCTATCACAGCGGCAAAGCCGAGGTGAAAGGGTTTGACGTCGCCGATCGGGCGGTCGTGGGCGACGTCGCCGGTGCCACCGAAGCGCTGCGCTGGGCGATGATTCGTGGCGAACCGCATGTGGTGCTGGCCGACGCCCTGGCCGAGGCGATTCACACCATCGCCCGGGTGCGGTCCAAGTCCGGTGATCCCTACCGGCTGGCCGGTGAATTGGGCATGCCGCCGTGGCGGGTGCAGAAGGCGCAGAAGCAGGCCCGGTTCTGGTCGCCGGGGACGATGGCGGCTGCGGTGCGGCTGGTGGCCGCCCTCAACGCCGATGTCAAAGGCGCCGCTGCCGACGCCGACTACGCGCTGGAGGCCGCGGTCCGCGGGGTCGCCGAGTTGGCCGACCGCTGA
- the rpsT gene encoding 30S ribosomal protein S20 — MANIKSQVKRNRTNEQARLRNQSVKSAVRTAIRAFREAAAAGDKDKAGVLLVSTSRKLDKAASKGVIHKNQAANKKSALAKALNQL, encoded by the coding sequence GTGGCCAACATCAAGTCGCAGGTGAAGCGCAACCGGACCAACGAGCAGGCCCGGCTGCGCAACCAGTCGGTGAAGTCGGCGGTGCGCACCGCGATCCGTGCCTTCCGCGAGGCCGCCGCAGCCGGTGACAAGGACAAGGCCGGCGTGCTGCTGGTCTCGACCAGCCGCAAGCTGGACAAGGCCGCCAGCAAGGGCGTCATCCACAAGAACCAGGCCGCCAACAAGAAGTCGGCGCTGGCGAAGGCGCTCAACCAGCTCTGA